In Xenorhabdus nematophila ATCC 19061, one DNA window encodes the following:
- the dgt gene encoding dGTPase — MSKIDFKQKLNYRREFSNAAIHPDDEEHVTRQFESDRGRIINSAAIRRLQQKTQVFPLERNAAVRSRLTHSLEVQQIGRYISKTIISDLTKQDLLKKYGLNDRLLAFESLIEMACLMHDIGNPPFGHFGEAAIRDWFSRRLDPDYSSDMTERQDNCNVAALCLTGEEKKDLFRRQLRKDLCQFEGNAQAIRLAHNLLRLNLTYAQIGCILKYTCPAYRLEETPPEFSYLMKKKGYYWSEDSFIRELRKELQMGDFCRFPLTYIMEAADDISYCIADLDDAVEKGIFNVEQLVEYLKKEWDDNGGHRKGDLFESTVTQAYKKTANNEARRNIHEQFFMYLRVFITGKLVPYTARLFIENLPEIYAGIFNHALLEGNGDEHRLLRTLKNVTRKRVFNHPEVEELELQGYRIINGLLDVYSPLLALSRQDFMELNQNNFHKKYFIETRLLHKLSTKHRLAYAEAVEGIVATDETEKEVLEFYYRARLIQDYISGMTDHYAYEEYRKFMVTK, encoded by the coding sequence ATGTCTAAGATTGATTTCAAGCAGAAGTTGAATTACCGGCGTGAGTTCAGTAACGCTGCTATCCATCCGGATGATGAAGAGCACGTCACCCGGCAATTTGAAAGTGATCGGGGGCGAATTATCAATTCAGCTGCCATTCGGCGACTACAGCAAAAAACACAGGTATTTCCCCTTGAGCGCAATGCTGCCGTACGGAGTCGGTTGACGCATTCTCTCGAAGTCCAGCAAATAGGACGCTATATCTCAAAAACGATTATTTCGGATCTGACAAAACAAGATTTGCTGAAAAAATATGGACTGAATGATCGGTTACTTGCGTTTGAAAGCCTGATCGAAATGGCCTGCCTGATGCACGATATTGGTAATCCGCCATTCGGGCATTTCGGTGAAGCGGCGATTAGAGATTGGTTTTCCCGCCGGTTAGATCCGGACTATTCATCTGACATGACAGAGCGGCAGGATAACTGTAACGTCGCAGCATTATGCCTGACGGGTGAAGAAAAGAAAGACTTATTCCGTCGGCAATTGCGCAAAGATTTATGCCAGTTCGAAGGCAACGCTCAGGCTATTCGTCTGGCGCATAATCTGCTCCGGCTGAATCTCACTTATGCCCAGATTGGTTGTATTTTGAAATATACTTGCCCGGCTTATCGTCTGGAAGAGACGCCGCCTGAATTCAGTTATCTCATGAAGAAAAAAGGGTATTACTGGTCGGAAGACAGTTTTATCCGTGAATTGAGAAAAGAACTGCAAATGGGCGATTTTTGCCGTTTCCCCCTGACCTACATTATGGAAGCTGCTGATGATATCTCATATTGCATAGCGGATCTGGATGACGCTGTTGAAAAAGGCATCTTTAATGTTGAGCAGTTAGTGGAATATCTGAAAAAAGAGTGGGATGACAATGGGGGTCACAGAAAAGGTGATTTGTTTGAATCCACTGTCACTCAGGCTTACAAAAAAACCGCTAACAACGAAGCCCGGCGTAATATCCACGAACAGTTTTTCATGTACCTGCGAGTATTTATCACGGGGAAACTGGTTCCTTATACCGCCAGATTGTTTATTGAAAATTTGCCGGAAATTTATGCCGGAATATTTAACCATGCCTTGCTGGAAGGGAATGGGGATGAACACCGTTTATTGAGAACTTTGAAGAATGTGACGCGCAAACGGGTTTTCAATCACCCGGAAGTGGAAGAATTAGAATTACAGGGTTACCGGATTATTAATGGATTACTGGATGTATATAGCCCCTTGCTGGCGTTGTCGCGGCAGGATTTCATGGAATTGAATCAGAATAATTTCCACAAAAAATACTTTATTGAAACACGTCTGCTGCACAAACTTTCGACGAAGCACCGTTTGGCTTATGCAGAGGCGGTGGAAGGCATTGTCGCCACTGATGAAACTGAAAAAGAGGTACTCGAATTTTATTATCGGGCGCGTCTGATTCAAGACTATATCAGTGGCATGACTGACCATTATGCTTACGAAGAATACCGCAAGTTTATGGTAACGAAATAA
- the mtnN gene encoding 5'-methylthioadenosine/S-adenosylhomocysteine nucleosidase translates to MKVGVIGAMEQEVTLLRDQIEGLQTLSRGGCEIYTGKLNGVDIALLKSGIGKVSASLGTTLLIEHCQPDIVINTGSAGGLDPKLNVGDIVVSEEVRYHDADLTAFGYEAGQMAQCPPAFIADEKLITLAEKCIQSLDLNAVRGLVCSGDAFINGSEPLARIRASFPNVAAVEMEAAAIGHVCHQYNIPFVVVRAISDVADHESHISFDEFLVVAARESTLMINAMLTELGQ, encoded by the coding sequence ATGAAAGTAGGCGTAATAGGTGCAATGGAACAAGAAGTGACTCTGCTGCGTGACCAGATTGAAGGTCTGCAAACATTGTCACGAGGCGGTTGTGAAATCTATACCGGTAAACTGAACGGCGTTGATATCGCCTTGCTGAAATCCGGTATCGGTAAAGTCTCCGCCTCGCTCGGAACCACTTTGCTCATTGAACATTGCCAGCCCGATATCGTGATCAACACCGGTTCCGCAGGCGGCCTCGATCCTAAATTGAATGTAGGAGACATCGTCGTTTCCGAAGAAGTTCGTTACCACGATGCGGATCTGACTGCTTTCGGTTATGAAGCGGGACAAATGGCACAATGTCCACCTGCTTTTATTGCTGACGAGAAATTAATTACGCTGGCGGAAAAGTGTATTCAATCCCTTGACCTGAATGCAGTCCGTGGCCTGGTTTGCAGTGGTGATGCCTTTATCAATGGTTCTGAGCCACTGGCGCGGATTCGGGCCAGCTTCCCGAATGTTGCGGCAGTTGAAATGGAAGCCGCAGCCATTGGTCATGTTTGTCACCAATACAACATACCGTTCGTTGTCGTTCGTGCTATTTCTGATGTTGCGGATCACGAATCTCATATCAGCTTTGATGAGTTTTTGGTTGTTGCTGCGCGTGAATCCACGCTGATGATCAATGCCATGCTGACCGAGCTGGGCCAATAA
- the btuF gene encoding vitamin B12 ABC transporter substrate-binding protein BtuF, with protein sequence MKLFLKTALRQSRWLAFAFFLYSFLSAFSAPLYAASRVISLAPSTTELAYAAGMGDKMIAVSAYSDYPEAAKKLEQVADWQGINVERIIALKPDLILAWRGGNPQRPLDQLAALGIPIFYSDVKKVEDISTELERLADYSPRPDVAKKTASEIRQKFNQLKQDHANLPPKQVFLQFGMNPIFTSSSHTIQSEIVATCGGRNIFADSPVPWPQVNREQVLTRKPEVIVIGGTEEQKQRVADFWQPQMKVNIIALNDDWFSRAGPRIILATEQLCQQLKIAP encoded by the coding sequence ATGAAATTATTTTTGAAAACCGCCCTTCGCCAATCCCGCTGGCTGGCTTTTGCATTTTTTCTATATAGCTTTTTATCTGCTTTCAGTGCTCCACTTTATGCGGCTTCGCGCGTTATCAGCCTTGCCCCATCAACGACAGAGCTTGCTTATGCCGCAGGAATGGGTGACAAGATGATAGCCGTCAGTGCTTACTCCGATTATCCTGAAGCAGCCAAAAAACTAGAGCAAGTTGCAGATTGGCAGGGCATCAACGTAGAACGGATTATCGCTCTGAAACCCGATCTGATTCTGGCATGGCGTGGAGGTAATCCCCAACGTCCACTGGATCAGCTCGCCGCTTTGGGCATTCCGATTTTTTATTCTGATGTGAAAAAAGTGGAAGATATCTCAACAGAGCTGGAGCGTCTTGCTGACTATAGTCCACGCCCCGATGTAGCTAAAAAAACAGCGTCAGAAATCCGTCAGAAGTTCAACCAATTAAAACAGGATCATGCCAACCTCCCTCCTAAGCAGGTATTTTTACAATTTGGTATGAACCCGATTTTTACTTCATCCTCTCACACCATTCAAAGTGAAATCGTCGCCACATGCGGTGGCAGAAACATTTTCGCTGACAGCCCGGTTCCTTGGCCTCAGGTTAATCGCGAGCAAGTACTTACCCGCAAACCAGAAGTGATCGTGATAGGCGGAACAGAAGAACAAAAACAGCGAGTTGCAGATTTCTGGCAACCACAAATGAAAGTCAACATCATCGCACTGAATGATGACTGGTTCAGCCGTGCAGGACCGAGGATTATTCTGGCAACAGAGCAGCTTTGTCAGCAATTAAAAATTGCCCCGTAA
- a CDS encoding DMT family transporter, with product MKNAFYQRAEFYALTAAALNGTIGVLTHFGLNSGISHHQVAFWKCFIAFLILLVYCLTKPSERRTFVALRHKRGQFAILAFFGIFCLYFFETWAFNEAPIPLVSFLVYAAGGITLILSSLFLGEKIGINKCLSFVLIIIGVYCLFDFADQTSGSYTGIVLALLGGLGYALFIFLSKLMSIGSGISVLLWLFGFGSIFLAVPATYEGLQFPSGIALLMILGLVLLPSIGGFYFTTKAVEKGEASSVQITETSEPLFSTLFAFIFIGETLGWMGTLGAFFIMSGLVVSILKKSHQPQLISS from the coding sequence ATGAAGAACGCTTTTTACCAGAGGGCTGAATTCTATGCCCTTACGGCAGCCGCGCTTAACGGCACAATAGGCGTGTTGACCCACTTCGGGCTTAACTCAGGGATCAGCCACCATCAGGTCGCATTCTGGAAGTGTTTTATTGCTTTTCTGATCCTACTGGTCTATTGCCTGACAAAACCCTCTGAACGCCGGACGTTTGTCGCTTTACGCCATAAAAGAGGCCAATTTGCCATACTGGCTTTCTTCGGTATTTTTTGCTTGTATTTCTTCGAAACCTGGGCATTTAATGAAGCACCCATTCCGCTGGTCTCGTTTCTGGTTTATGCCGCAGGTGGCATTACGCTCATTCTTTCATCGCTGTTTTTGGGCGAAAAAATTGGCATCAATAAATGCCTGTCATTTGTGCTCATTATCATCGGTGTTTACTGTCTGTTTGATTTCGCGGATCAAACCTCTGGCAGCTATACAGGCATTGTACTGGCACTCTTAGGTGGATTGGGATACGCCCTGTTCATCTTTCTCTCAAAACTGATGAGTATTGGCAGCGGGATATCTGTCCTGCTCTGGTTATTTGGTTTCGGCAGTATTTTTCTCGCAGTACCTGCAACATACGAAGGGCTACAATTTCCTTCCGGCATTGCATTGCTGATGATTCTGGGACTTGTGTTGCTGCCATCAATTGGCGGGTTTTACTTTACAACTAAGGCAGTGGAAAAAGGCGAAGCCAGCAGTGTACAAATTACTGAAACCAGTGAACCCCTGTTTTCGACGCTGTTCGCATTTATATTTATTGGAGAAACGTTAGGATGGATGGGAACACTGGGTGCGTTTTTCATTATGTCAGGTTTAGTGGTCAGCATTCTTAAAAAATCCCACCAACCACAATTGATTTCGTCTTAG
- the erpA gene encoding iron-sulfur cluster insertion protein ErpA — MSDDAALPLQFTDAAANKVKVLVADEDNPNLRLRVYITGGGCSGFQYGFTFDDQMNEGDLTIQKQGVELVIDPMSLQYLVGGCVDYTEGLEGSRFIVTNPNAKTTCGCGSSFSV; from the coding sequence ATGAGTGATGATGCTGCATTGCCTTTGCAGTTTACTGATGCCGCGGCCAATAAAGTCAAAGTGCTGGTTGCCGACGAAGATAACCCGAACCTGCGCCTGCGGGTCTATATTACAGGTGGTGGTTGTAGCGGCTTCCAGTATGGTTTCACTTTTGACGATCAAATGAACGAAGGTGATCTGACCATTCAGAAACAAGGGGTTGAGCTGGTGATTGACCCGATGAGTCTACAATATCTGGTAGGTGGCTGTGTGGATTATACCGAAGGATTGGAAGGCTCCCGTTTTATCGTCACCAATCCGAATGCAAAAACAACCTGTGGCTGTGGCTCTTCTTTCAGTGTCTGA
- the hemL gene encoding glutamate-1-semialdehyde 2,1-aminomutase — translation MSQSETLYSQAKHVIPGGVNSPVRAFNGVGGTPVFIHRADGAYLYDVDNNAYIDYVGSWGPMVLGHNHPAIRNAVIEAAERGLSFGAPTAAEVEMAKLVTKLVPSMDMVRMVNSGTEATMSAIRLARGYTRRDKIIKFEGCYHGHADCLLVKAGSGALTMGQPNSPGVPADFAKHTLTCVYNDLNSVREAFEKYPEEIACIIVEPVAGNMNCIPPLPEFLPGLRKLCDEFGTLLIIDEVMTGFRVALGGAQEYYDVKPDLTSLGKIIGGGMPVGAFGGRLEIMEKLAPTGPVYQAGTLSGNPIAMAAGLACLHEVAQAGVHLRLSELTDNLASGLKNAASKAGIPLVVNHVGGMFGIFFTDAESVTCYQDAMQCDVERFKQFFHLMLEERVYLAPSAFEAGFMSIAHTDEDIQRTVDAAARSFAKLK, via the coding sequence ATGAGCCAGTCCGAAACGCTTTATTCTCAGGCGAAACATGTGATCCCCGGCGGTGTCAATTCACCTGTACGTGCTTTTAATGGTGTTGGCGGTACGCCTGTCTTTATCCATCGTGCCGATGGTGCTTATCTGTATGACGTTGATAACAATGCCTATATCGATTATGTCGGTTCATGGGGGCCGATGGTGCTTGGACATAACCATCCGGCTATCCGCAATGCGGTGATTGAAGCGGCTGAGCGTGGCCTGAGTTTTGGCGCACCCACTGCTGCTGAAGTAGAAATGGCAAAACTCGTCACCAAACTTGTGCCTTCCATGGATATGGTTCGCATGGTGAATTCAGGTACAGAAGCGACCATGAGCGCTATTCGTCTGGCCCGCGGTTATACCCGGCGCGACAAAATCATTAAATTTGAAGGCTGCTACCACGGTCATGCTGATTGTCTGCTGGTCAAAGCCGGTTCTGGTGCTTTGACCATGGGTCAGCCTAACTCACCGGGTGTTCCTGCGGATTTTGCCAAGCATACCCTGACTTGTGTTTACAATGACCTGAATTCAGTCCGTGAAGCCTTCGAAAAATACCCGGAAGAGATCGCCTGTATTATCGTCGAACCGGTCGCGGGTAATATGAACTGCATTCCGCCACTGCCAGAGTTCCTGCCGGGTCTGCGTAAACTGTGTGATGAATTTGGTACTCTGCTGATCATTGATGAAGTGATGACGGGTTTCCGTGTCGCGCTGGGCGGGGCACAAGAATATTACGATGTTAAACCGGATCTGACCTCCCTTGGCAAAATCATCGGCGGCGGTATGCCTGTCGGTGCTTTTGGTGGCCGTCTGGAAATCATGGAAAAACTGGCACCAACCGGCCCGGTTTATCAGGCTGGTACGCTTTCTGGTAACCCGATTGCTATGGCTGCGGGTCTGGCGTGTCTGCACGAAGTGGCTCAGGCTGGCGTTCACCTGCGTTTGAGTGAATTGACTGACAATCTGGCTTCAGGTTTGAAAAACGCGGCATCAAAAGCGGGCATTCCGTTGGTTGTTAATCACGTTGGAGGCATGTTCGGGATTTTCTTTACTGATGCAGAAAGTGTGACCTGCTATCAGGATGCCATGCAGTGTGATGTAGAGCGCTTCAAACAGTTCTTCCACCTGATGCTGGAAGAGAGGGTTTATCTGGCTCCTTCTGCGTTTGAAGCAGGCTTTATGTCTATCGCCCATACTGATGAAGATATCCAGCGTACGGTTGATGCAGCAGCACGCAGTTTCGCTAAACTGAAATAA
- the mrcB gene encoding bifunctional glycosyl transferase/transpeptidase has product MSDDDRQPIGRKGKKSGLRRGRASKNRVRQDDYDDYENDDFDDDDEDEVMTKKGKNARSPKSRSSKNRGNWILWFLLKVFIVLAVIIVAYGFYLDNKIRQRIDGKVWDLPAAVYGRVVNLEPGMNYSRDEMIQLLEGMQYRKVTKITRAGEFVLKGNNIELLRRSFDFPDGQENQIQARLSFENNHLTRIENVENQRQFGFFRLDPKLITMMQSANGEQRLFVPREGFPDSLVHILLETEDRYFYEHGGVRPISIIRAVLANLTAGRAVQGGSTLTQQLVKNLFLSNERTLTRKANEALMAVLMDARYSKDRILELYLNEVYLGQSGDEQIRGFPLASQYYFGSPISELTLDQQALLVGMVKGASVYNPWRNPKKALERRNIVLKILQNRNVITQKDYDLLSVRSLGVKPKSESITPQPAFMQLVRQELQEKLGDKVNNLSGVKIFTTLDPVSQDAAEKSVEEGVAELRKARNIADLEGAMVVVDRISGEVRAMVGGSQPQYAGFNRALNARRLIGSLAKPATYLTALSQPDKYRLNTWLADEPLSVPLAGGKTWEPRNFSRNFSGRLMLVDALARSVNIPTVNLGMDIGLDHITSTLVSMGIPAQEIKQVPAMLLGAIALTPMEMAQEFQTIASGGNRAKLSALRSIMAEDGTVVYQSYPQAERAVPPQAAYLTLYGMQQVIARGTGRSLTGKYGQYNLAGKTGTTNDLRDSWFTGIDGKEVAIVWTGRDNNGMTNLTGATGALTIYKRYLENETPLALNNRPPESIVDMSVNEDGSFNCVGTGIRTLPVWTDDPQSLCQQPVQQPIEDNEEEAPGWLREMFSQ; this is encoded by the coding sequence ATGTCTGATGATGATCGTCAGCCAATCGGACGCAAGGGTAAAAAATCGGGGCTTCGTCGTGGGCGAGCATCAAAAAATCGCGTTCGGCAGGATGACTATGATGATTATGAAAATGATGATTTTGACGACGACGATGAGGATGAAGTGATGACCAAAAAAGGGAAGAATGCCCGCTCACCGAAGAGCCGATCTTCCAAAAATCGGGGAAACTGGATTTTGTGGTTTCTACTAAAAGTCTTTATTGTGTTGGCAGTGATTATTGTTGCCTACGGTTTTTATCTGGATAACAAAATTCGTCAGCGCATCGATGGTAAAGTCTGGGATTTGCCCGCCGCAGTATATGGTCGGGTGGTCAATCTTGAACCGGGTATGAATTACAGCAGGGACGAAATGATCCAATTGCTGGAAGGTATGCAGTACCGGAAAGTGACAAAAATAACCCGTGCGGGTGAATTTGTACTCAAGGGAAACAATATTGAACTTCTGCGTCGTTCATTTGATTTCCCTGATGGTCAGGAAAATCAGATCCAAGCCAGATTGTCCTTTGAAAACAATCATCTTACCCGCATCGAAAACGTAGAAAACCAGCGGCAATTTGGTTTCTTCCGTCTTGATCCAAAACTGATTACGATGATGCAGTCGGCGAATGGCGAACAACGTCTGTTTGTCCCGCGTGAAGGTTTTCCTGATTCACTGGTTCATATTTTGCTGGAAACAGAAGATCGTTATTTCTATGAACATGGCGGAGTCAGGCCAATATCCATTATCCGCGCTGTATTGGCCAATTTGACCGCGGGACGTGCTGTTCAGGGAGGCAGTACGCTGACTCAGCAGTTGGTGAAAAACCTGTTTCTCTCCAATGAGCGTACTTTGACCCGTAAAGCGAATGAAGCGCTGATGGCGGTGTTGATGGATGCACGTTATAGCAAAGATCGCATTCTTGAACTGTATTTGAACGAAGTCTATTTGGGGCAGAGTGGCGATGAACAGATCCGTGGCTTCCCGTTAGCGAGCCAGTACTACTTTGGCAGTCCGATTAGTGAATTAACGCTGGATCAGCAGGCTTTGCTGGTGGGGATGGTTAAAGGGGCATCGGTATATAACCCGTGGCGCAATCCTAAAAAAGCACTGGAACGCCGCAATATCGTGCTGAAAATTCTTCAGAACCGGAACGTCATCACGCAAAAAGATTATGACTTGTTGAGTGTCCGTTCACTGGGCGTAAAACCTAAAAGTGAGAGTATTACGCCACAACCTGCGTTTATGCAGTTAGTGCGTCAGGAATTACAGGAAAAGTTAGGTGATAAAGTTAATAACCTGTCGGGTGTAAAAATCTTCACTACCTTAGATCCTGTTTCACAGGATGCAGCAGAGAAATCGGTGGAAGAAGGTGTCGCTGAATTGCGAAAAGCGCGCAACATTGCTGATCTGGAAGGTGCAATGGTGGTTGTGGATCGCATCAGTGGTGAAGTTCGTGCAATGGTGGGGGGTTCCCAGCCACAATATGCAGGATTTAACCGGGCATTGAATGCCCGCCGCTTAATCGGTTCTTTAGCTAAGCCTGCGACTTATCTGACCGCATTGAGCCAGCCAGATAAATATCGCCTGAATACCTGGCTGGCGGATGAGCCCCTCTCTGTCCCATTGGCAGGAGGGAAAACATGGGAGCCTAGGAACTTTAGCCGTAATTTCAGCGGCCGATTGATGTTGGTCGATGCTTTGGCGCGTTCGGTAAACATTCCTACCGTCAATCTGGGGATGGATATTGGATTGGATCACATTACCAGTACACTGGTTTCAATGGGCATTCCTGCGCAAGAAATCAAACAAGTTCCCGCTATGTTGCTGGGCGCAATTGCGCTGACACCAATGGAAATGGCACAAGAATTCCAGACCATCGCCAGCGGCGGTAATCGCGCAAAACTCTCTGCACTGCGCTCTATCATGGCTGAAGACGGTACAGTGGTTTACCAGAGCTATCCGCAGGCTGAGCGGGCTGTACCGCCACAGGCTGCCTATCTGACACTGTATGGTATGCAGCAGGTCATCGCACGGGGCACAGGCCGCTCACTGACGGGTAAATATGGTCAATATAATTTAGCGGGTAAAACCGGAACGACGAACGATCTGCGTGACAGTTGGTTTACGGGCATTGATGGTAAAGAAGTCGCGATTGTCTGGACCGGCCGCGATAACAATGGCATGACCAATCTGACTGGGGCAACCGGCGCATTAACGATCTATAAGCGTTATCTGGAAAATGAAACGCCATTGGCGCTGAATAACCGTCCGCCGGAAAGCATTGTAGATATGTCAGTCAATGAAGATGGCAGTTTCAACTGTGTTGGTACCGGCATCAGAACGTTGCCTGTCTGGACAGATGATCCACAATCTTTGTGTCAGCAGCCTGTGCAACAGCCGATAGAGGATAATGAAGAAGAAGCGCCGGGCTGGCTGCGCGAGATGTTTAGTCAGTAG
- the hrpB gene encoding ATP-dependent helicase HrpB — translation MLLPTYDLLPIYDVAGSVIDKLQTSKQVLLHAPTGAGKSTGLPLAILHQAQLPGRIIMLEPRRIAARSVAERLAEQLNEPVGMTVGYRMRSDTKVSASTRLEVVTEGILTRMLQQDPELGDVSLVILDEFHERSLQADLALALLLDVQEGLREDLRILVMSATLDNQRLAALLPDAPVIVSEGRSYPVTRSYHPLPTYQPFEPSVASAVLRLLQQETGSLLLFLPGVGEIQRVLSQLESQVNDDTLLCPLYGALSLSDQRKAITPAPKGMRKVVLATNIAETSLTIEGIRLVVDCGLERTSRFEPRSGLTRLVTQRISQASMIQRAGRAGRLESGVCWHLFSQEQAERAAEQGEPEILHSDLSSLLLSLLQWGCRDSTQLHWLDNPPKPALVVAESLLLRLGALDEKQQLTARGWQMTESGCEPRLAAMLCVAKAQGNAVLATAAKLVAILEEPPRHGQPDLIYWMTSNQRHWRQRADQLIRNIANKGEKPRLEGRDEKINLRLVPELLVQGFPDRIAKNRDNLGRFQLANGLGVALEREEPLSGETWLVVPSLQQGSKSPDARVLLACPLNIEQTIQQYPHLFTEYTAVEWDDSKGSLRAWRRLQCGRLVVKVQPLAKPSEAELQEALLNWVRQEGLSALNWSVEASQLRTRLQRATEWLPEIEWPAVDDTALLNSLEQWLLPALGDVTDLKGLRQVDLSTCLMGLLDWQQRQILDNELPANYTVPTGSRITIQYFSDKPPVLSVRMQEMYGEQQNPVLAKGRLPVVIELLSPAHRPLQITQDLAAFWRGAYREVQKEMKGRYPKHLWPDDPANTAPTRRVKKYM, via the coding sequence TTGTTATTACCGACTTATGACTTATTACCTATTTATGATGTAGCGGGATCCGTTATTGATAAATTGCAAACATCGAAACAGGTACTGTTACATGCACCAACGGGTGCAGGAAAATCGACCGGGTTGCCGTTGGCTATTTTACATCAGGCGCAACTGCCCGGTCGCATTATTATGTTGGAACCCCGGCGCATTGCTGCGCGCAGTGTCGCTGAACGCCTTGCCGAACAACTGAATGAACCTGTCGGGATGACGGTAGGTTATCGGATGCGTTCAGACACTAAAGTCAGTGCTTCTACACGGCTTGAAGTTGTGACGGAGGGGATTCTAACACGAATGCTTCAGCAAGATCCTGAATTGGGCGATGTTTCACTGGTGATCCTTGATGAATTTCATGAACGCAGCTTGCAGGCTGATCTGGCGTTGGCGCTGTTACTGGATGTGCAGGAAGGATTGCGTGAGGATTTGCGTATCCTGGTGATGTCAGCAACATTGGATAATCAGCGCCTTGCTGCTTTATTACCTGATGCACCGGTGATTGTGTCAGAAGGACGCAGTTATCCGGTAACGAGATCGTATCATCCTCTACCGACTTACCAACCCTTTGAACCGTCTGTTGCCTCGGCGGTATTGCGTTTATTGCAGCAGGAAACCGGATCGCTGTTGCTGTTTTTGCCGGGCGTCGGTGAAATTCAGCGTGTTTTGTCTCAATTGGAAAGTCAGGTCAATGACGATACGTTATTGTGTCCGTTATATGGCGCATTGTCGTTATCCGATCAGCGCAAGGCAATAACACCTGCTCCGAAGGGAATGCGCAAGGTGGTACTGGCGACTAATATTGCAGAAACCAGTCTGACCATTGAAGGCATTCGTCTGGTGGTTGATTGTGGACTTGAGCGTACCAGTCGGTTTGAGCCGAGAAGCGGTCTGACGCGCTTGGTGACTCAGCGTATCAGTCAGGCATCAATGATTCAGCGGGCAGGTCGGGCCGGCCGATTAGAATCCGGTGTCTGTTGGCATCTATTCAGTCAAGAACAGGCAGAAAGAGCCGCAGAACAGGGTGAACCGGAAATTCTGCATTCAGATCTGAGCAGTTTGTTGCTTTCTTTATTGCAATGGGGATGCCGTGACAGTACCCAGTTGCATTGGCTGGATAATCCGCCAAAACCTGCTTTGGTTGTTGCGGAGTCCTTGTTACTTAGATTGGGGGCGCTGGATGAGAAGCAGCAATTGACCGCCCGTGGTTGGCAGATGACAGAATCTGGCTGTGAACCTCGCTTAGCGGCGATGTTGTGCGTTGCTAAAGCACAAGGCAATGCGGTATTGGCCACGGCAGCAAAATTGGTTGCTATTTTAGAAGAACCTCCCCGCCACGGGCAGCCTGACCTTATTTATTGGATGACATCAAACCAGCGCCACTGGCGGCAACGGGCTGACCAACTGATCAGAAATATTGCGAACAAAGGTGAAAAGCCGCGCCTTGAGGGTCGTGATGAAAAAATTAACCTCAGGCTGGTACCTGAATTATTGGTTCAGGGATTCCCGGATCGGATCGCCAAAAACCGTGATAATCTTGGGCGTTTTCAGTTAGCCAACGGCTTGGGTGTGGCACTGGAACGTGAAGAGCCACTTTCGGGAGAAACCTGGCTGGTGGTTCCTTCACTACAGCAGGGTAGCAAAAGCCCCGATGCCCGGGTGTTACTGGCTTGTCCATTAAATATCGAACAGACCATACAGCAATACCCGCATTTGTTTACTGAGTATACAGCCGTAGAGTGGGATGATAGTAAAGGTTCGCTGCGGGCGTGGCGGCGTTTGCAGTGTGGGCGTTTAGTCGTCAAAGTACAGCCTCTGGCAAAACCGTCGGAAGCTGAATTACAGGAAGCCTTGCTGAATTGGGTTCGGCAAGAAGGTTTGTCAGCATTGAACTGGTCAGTGGAAGCATCGCAATTGCGCACACGTTTACAAAGAGCAACAGAATGGCTGCCAGAAATAGAATGGCCTGCGGTTGATGACACCGCTTTGCTGAATTCCCTTGAACAATGGCTGCTTCCTGCTCTGGGAGACGTGACTGATTTGAAAGGGTTACGTCAGGTTGACTTATCAACTTGCCTGATGGGGTTGCTTGACTGGCAGCAACGACAAATACTGGATAATGAATTGCCTGCTAATTACACTGTGCCAACCGGAAGCAGGATTACTATCCAGTATTTTAGTGATAAGCCGCCTGTTTTGTCCGTCAGGATGCAGGAAATGTATGGGGAACAGCAAAATCCAGTATTGGCGAAAGGACGGCTCCCCGTTGTCATTGAGTTGTTGTCTCCTGCCCATCGACCATTGCAGATAACACAAGATCTTGCTGCATTCTGGCGGGGGGCTTACCGTGAGGTGCAAAAAGAGATGAAAGGACGCTATCCCAAACACTTATGGCCGGATGATCCTGCTAATACTGCGCCAACACGACGCGTGAAAAAATATATGTAA